AAACCAACCCCACCCTTAACCCTAACTGACGGTGCCCCCTCTAAAATGGCCTCCTCCTGTGACGACTTCTCTCTCCTCGATGACGATCACGATCACGATCACGCTCACGCTCACCACCACACTCACCAatctaaccctaaccctagctCTCATCACCTCCACCAATCCTACGCGCCTCACCGCTTCTCCACCAGAGCGACGACTCAGGTCCACGCGCCACCGCCGCCGCCGCAGCAGCAGGCTCAGTCGATTATATCCTCCTCCATCGCCGCGAGCCCGCAGGGAATCAACGGCGGTGAGCCGCAAGAGGGAgacgaggaggaggaggaagaggacgATGGCGAAGATTACAATGACGCTGGTTTTTGTTCGAATCCGTTTGATAATGGCGGTGCTGAGCCGAATCGGGTTAGAGTCGATGTGCGGAGCGAGAAGAGGAAGGATCGCGATGAGCTCAGCGATGGAGCAAACAATTACGGGTATAACAAGAAATCGAAGCCCTCCGGCGGTGCTGGAAATTCCGGTGGAGAGTACCGGAAGGACAGGGAGGAGTGGAGCGACGCGGCGATCGCGTGCCTTCTCGATGCGTATACGGATAAGTTTACGCAGCTGAATCGAGGGAATCTGAGAGGGAGGGACTGGGAGGAGGTGGCGGTGACGGTGAGCGACCGGTGCGAGAAGCAGACGAAGAGTGTGGAGCAGTGTAAGAACAAGGTGGACAATTTGAAGAAGCGGTACAAGCTCGAGCGCCAGAGGATGATCAATGGCGGCATTTCGGTTAGCCATTGGCCGTGGTTTAAGCACATGGAGAACATTGTCGGGAATTCGCTGCCGGTGAAGGCTGTAGCCGGCGGTGATGACGACAAAGGCGGTGGATCTTCCGCGACCACGCCAAGGCAATCAAAGAGGTAGTTTTGTTGTTTGTAAATGTGACAGTGTTTGTCAATTTGGTTGCCTTGGCCTTTTTTGCTTATTCTGCATTTGTGATTGATTACAAAAAATTCTGCCTTTACTTGCTTAGAATGGTGGTCACAATGATGATGAACATGGAGCTATATTGAAGCCATACTTAGTGTACAAAAATATTAGTCTTACCAGCTCAGGATTTATTAGAAATAGGATaggattatagaataaatataGTTACTGTTTTAATTTAGAACTCCATGCATAGCATATAGTATAATTacaaacaatataaacaaaaactaacttGAGGAGCTTGAATTTGCTATCAAACTGTCCCTTTAAATGTTATTTGTACACTGTCGTGATCTTTTGAGATTGGGTCTTGGTGTGATGGCAAGTGCCTTCCGCCAAAAGCTATAGGTTGTGGGTTTGAGTTTGTAAATCAGCCTCTCCAAAAAAATTGGTGGTGCGGTTGCCTACTAATCACCTCTCATAGACCCTATAAAAGTGTGAGTTTTGTGTACAAGGTGCAACATTATTGTGATATTTGGAATGTTTACAATTAGCTACCAGCAATCACATGGCAATTTAGAGGTGCTTGTCTACTTTCCAGTTTTGCCTATAAAAGTGGATGAGCTTAGATGGACATAGCAATAGCACCTAGCAGCATCTTATCTTAAAGGCTGGTATCCAAAAGCTTAACTGGCTGCCTATCTTGAAAAGTATACATGGCTGGTCTTCTTGTGCTCCTAAAATTTCTAGTTTCCTTATTTGTTGTTTAACTGCAAAGTGGTTGCAATTGACATCCTGGTTGTGGTTGATGAACTTGTTGGAAATCTTTATCTGCCTGTccaatcctattgtataatttcatattggttgtaGCTTTTGTTTCTAACTAAATGTAACTTTCACAATTTCTGTTCATACTTTTGTTGACGTGGTTGGTATACACCAATGGAATTGTTTTTACATGTAATTAATTTGCGTTTTCATGTATGTTTACATTTATAGCTGCTTATAAGATAGGACTTCTTTGATCCTTGACTTCATGCGTTGAGCTTGTCACATTCTTCCTGAAACTAAAGCAGGGATAATCTAATTATTCTTGTATCACCATGGTGAGTTCTGTGCATCATGAATCCCTATATCTTCTCCTACTTGATCAGTTCATGGGAGTGATCTTAAAATGTAGTGAAGTGGAATCAAATAGAAGGGTGATTTGCTTTTACATTCAGCGTTTCATCAGTATTTTTGAGCTTAAATTTGTGTTTGGATAGATTTGAATTGCATAATTCCTTATGTGATACTGAGAGCCAATATTTGAAGTAGTCCTTCCTGTTCTGGTTGCAAGGTGATCTAAGTTCAGGTAAATATTATTTGTAGCAGTTTGGTTGTGTAGTAGGCATGGACTTCcattgtaattggttgtatcaCCATCATTAGGATGGGTTTAATGTAAAGTTTCATTTGCGCATCCCAAGTTTGATTGTTTGTATAATTAATGTTCTCTATCTCCATCTTTTATCTTGAATTTTGGTTTCCtagtttatatattaattacgTCAGTTTGAATAAAGAGCTATATGTGTGCATTTGTCTTTATGAACATCATAAGGTTAACGGTACCATTTTAATACTCTATATATTATATCAAATTTGCTGTTGCAGATCTGCAATTGCAATGCCTGGTCCTGTGGGTCCAATAAACAAtgtaaaatcaaaatcaatttcaaatccTAGATGGCGGAGAGTAGTCTTCAAAGTTAGTGGTGTTGCTCTTGCTGGCACTGGCCCTAACAATATTGACCCAAAGGTTTGTTGTTGTGTGGAAATTTTAATGGCATAAGCTTGGATATTGATTTTTTGTCAAGTAAATCGTCCCATCTTAATATGTTATCTGTGCTGTAACCTAAacttaattgttatttttttttgacaggTGGTAATGTTGATTGCAAGAGAAGTTGCAATTGCTTGCCGCCTTGGTGTAGAGGTATTAATTTTTGCATGATTATTCTTTGCAACACGGGATGTTTGCTGATGGTTTGGGTTTTGACACCTAATGtacttattttttgtaatatccCAGGTGGCAATTGTTGTTGGAGGTCGTAACTTCTTTTGTGGAGATACATGGGTAACTGCAACAGGTTTAGAAAGATGTACTGCATACCAGATAGGGTAATGTTGCTGATAAAAGCTTTGCATTCTTGAATTATAATGTCTTTTCCTTTAATTGTGGTTATACCTGAAGTGAAGCATGTGAGGTGAagttttaggaattttttttctttaacttttatcttttttgggtgtgtgtCTTTGTGTCTAGTAACGATAATTTCTGAGAATATATGATGTGAAATCTTGttgcattttttaaagaaaattaatgaatttgGTTGAATGTGCTTTGATGCCCATTTTCCACTGCTTGTTCTGTTGCTGAAAGTTACTTGTTCTATTTATAGAACTAGAATAAAGCTGTAGATGGTGTCTCAAATGACAAAGCTTTTAAAAAATGCACTCAACAAGGtattggatttttcttttgtgttaggACTGTTTTGTTAGCAATATGTGACCCTTTGT
This genomic stretch from Castanea sativa cultivar Marrone di Chiusa Pesio chromosome 9, ASM4071231v1 harbors:
- the LOC142610928 gene encoding uncharacterized protein LOC142610928 isoform X2; protein product: MASSCDDFSLLDDDHDHDHAHAHHHTHQSNPNPSSHHLHQSYAPHRFSTRATTQVHAPPPPPQQQAQSIISSSIAASPQGINGGEPQEGDEEEEEEDDGEDYNDAGFCSNPFDNGGAEPNRVRVDVRSEKRKDRDELSDGANNYGYNKKSKPSGGAGNSGGEYRKDREEWSDAAIACLLDAYTDKFTQLNRGNLRGRDWEEVAVTVSDRCEKQTKSVEQCKNKVDNLKKRYKLERQRMINGGISVSHWPWFKHMENIVGNSLPVKAVAGGDDDKGGGSSATTPRQSKRSAIAMPGPVGPINNVKSKSISNPRWRRVVFKVSGVALAGTGPNNIDPKVVMLIAREVAIACRLGVEVAIVVGGRNFFCGDTWVTATGLERCTAYQIGMMATVMNSVLLQSALEKLGVQTRVQTAFTMLEVAEPYSRQRAIRHLEKGRVVIFGGIGSGFGNPTFSTDTAAAVRASEIHAEAVLKGTNVDGVYDCNSRDNNFTFEHISFSDLTARGATSMDAVALNYCDENGIPVVVFNLLEPGNISKALCGEQVGTLIDQSGRIS
- the LOC142610928 gene encoding uncharacterized protein LOC142610928 isoform X1 translates to MASSCDDFSLLDDDHDHDHAHAHHHTHQSNPNPSSHHLHQSYAPHRFSTRATTQVHAPPPPPQQQAQSIISSSIAASPQGINGGEPQEGDEEEEEEDDGEDYNDAGFCSNPFDNGGAEPNRVRVDVRSEKRKDRDELSDGANNYGYNKKSKPSGGAGNSGGEYRKDREEWSDAAIACLLDAYTDKFTQLNRGNLRGRDWEEVAVTVSDRCEKQTKSVEQCKNKVDNLKKRYKLERQRMINGGISVSHWPWFKHMENIVGNSLPVKAVAGGDDDKGGGSSATTPRQSKRSAIAMPGPVGPINNVKSKSISNPRWRRVVFKVSGVALAGTGPNNIDPKVVMLIAREVAIACRLGVEVAIVVGGRNFFCGDTWVTATGLERCTAYQIGMMATVMNSVLLQSALEKLGVQTRVQTAFTMLEVAEPYSRQRAIRHLEKGRVVIFGGIGSGFGNPTFSTDTAAAVRASEIVVFNLLEPGNISKALCGEQVGTLIDQSGRIS